The window GTGGACAAGGTGAGGATCGCCGGCAAGACGGGCACCGCGGCGCAGCCGGGCTCGGCCGGTACGCACGGCTGGTTCGTCGCGTTGGCGCCGGCGGAGAAGCCTGAGGTCGCGGTGGTGGTTTATCTGGAGCGGGGCCGCGGGCTGGACGCGGCGGCGCTGGCGCAACCGATACTACGCAGCTACTTCGAAGGGCGGCGATGATCGAGATGTTCCGGCGCGCCATCCTTCTTCTCTCTCTCGCGACTCTCCTCGCCGCACCTCTGTGGGCGCAGGACAACAGCGTGCGTGTACGGCTGTACGCGGTGCATCCGCCAGAGCGGCTGACGCTTGCAGGGAACGACCTGCGCTGGAAGGCGTGCGAGCAGTGTCCGGCGACCGCGACCGAGAAGCTGAAGGTCACGGCCGAACGCGGGCAATTGCGGGTGGAGGGCAGCCCGCTACCGCGTCCGCGCGTGTTCGTGAGCGGGACGTACAGGTTGCACGCCCCGGGGGAGCAGCCGATCTCGGCGGCGTACGCGCTCGAGCTGCGGGCGCAGCAGGAGCGCATTGTGGTGATCGCCGCGATGCCGCTCGAGGATTACGTCTCGGCGGTGCTTGCGGGCGAGAGTGGCAACTTCGAGCAACTGGAGTCGATGAAGGCGATGGCCGTCGCGGTGCGGACTTATGCCGCGCGCTTTCGCGGACGCCACGCCGCCGACGGTTTCGACTACTGCGACACCACGCACTGCCAGGACCTGCGGCTGGCGGTGGAGAATCCGCGGACGCGGACCGCGGAGCAAGCGACCGCGGGCGAGCTGCTGTGGTATCGGGGCGGCCTGGCCACGACTTACTACCACCAGCATTGTGGCGGGACATCCGCAGCTGCGAACGAGGTCTGGCCCACGGTGGGCGCTCCTTATTTGAAGTCCCATCCCGATCCCTACTGTGCGGCGCGACCGCTGCATTGGGAGACCACGCTGACGCGCGCCGAACTGGAGCAGGCGCTGGCGGCATCCGAAGTGAAGATCCCGGCGGGTTGG is drawn from Acidobacteriota bacterium and contains these coding sequences:
- a CDS encoding SpoIID/LytB domain-containing protein gives rise to the protein MIEMFRRAILLLSLATLLAAPLWAQDNSVRVRLYAVHPPERLTLAGNDLRWKACEQCPATATEKLKVTAERGQLRVEGSPLPRPRVFVSGTYRLHAPGEQPISAAYALELRAQQERIVVIAAMPLEDYVSAVLAGESGNFEQLESMKAMAVAVRTYAARFRGRHAADGFDYCDTTHCQDLRLAVENPRTRTAEQATAGELLWYRGGLATTYYHQHCGGTSAAANEVWPTVGAPYLKSHPDPYCAARPLHWETTLTRAELEQALAASEVKIPAGWRTLAVTTRTQSGRAQRLRFSGPGGGTDVSASTLRFAVGRELGWNRIRSELYEVRMRDSDVTFTGAGAGHGVGLCQVGAEQMAAKGDSYREILAFYYPGTNVAKKSAIEWITRKSEHFDAQVMDTADAAVLDLAERLLGEVESATGWTPPRRPRIQVFPTLDAYRDTTGQPGWVAATTRGATIRLQPLATLRAR